The Micromonospora sp. NBC_01740 genome includes a window with the following:
- a CDS encoding BON domain-containing protein produces MLIPWPYPDEGGFRPEPPGPSPDDEDGRLAALVAQRLSSDWTTRRQQIVVTVQNRVVILAGIVTGPETRRVAGEIAWDVRGVADVCNALRLAASRRPRH; encoded by the coding sequence ATGCTCATCCCCTGGCCGTACCCGGACGAGGGCGGGTTCCGCCCCGAGCCGCCGGGCCCCTCGCCGGACGACGAGGACGGCCGGTTGGCGGCGCTGGTCGCCCAGCGGCTGAGCAGCGACTGGACCACCCGCCGCCAGCAGATCGTGGTGACCGTACAGAACCGCGTCGTCATTCTCGCGGGCATCGTGACCGGGCCGGAGACCCGGCGGGTGGCCGGCGAGATCGCCTGGGACGTCCGGGGCGTCGCCGACGTCTGCAACGCCCTGCGGCTCGCCGCCTCGCGCCGGCCCCGCCACTGA
- a CDS encoding DNA-formamidopyrimidine glycosylase family protein: MPEGHLVHRYAREQHAALAGQVLAVSSPQGRLDAGPYDGRRLRAVEAYGKHLLYHVDDAPALHVHLGMRGLFLRHDDPAVPPRKGVRLRLARAGVAYDLIAPIRCEPLPDDGERALRASLGPDPLRADADGEDAVRRLGAARGAVGAALLDQAVWAGLGNVWRAELLFLAGLDPDARAVGTAPARRLWELAVAYLTLGRDAGQVVSDPAAPDERWVYKRPTCRHCGARVRTWQLGGRTAYACPVDQPVA; encoded by the coding sequence ATGCCCGAGGGCCACCTCGTCCATCGGTACGCGCGCGAGCAGCACGCCGCCCTCGCCGGGCAGGTCCTCGCCGTGTCCAGCCCGCAGGGGCGTCTCGACGCCGGCCCGTACGACGGGCGGCGGTTGCGGGCGGTGGAGGCGTACGGCAAGCACCTGCTCTACCACGTCGATGACGCGCCGGCCCTGCACGTGCACCTCGGCATGCGCGGGCTGTTCCTGCGCCACGACGACCCGGCCGTCCCGCCCCGCAAGGGCGTCCGGCTGCGCCTGGCCCGCGCCGGCGTCGCGTACGACCTGATCGCGCCCATCCGCTGCGAACCGCTCCCGGACGACGGCGAGCGCGCGCTGCGGGCCTCGCTCGGCCCGGACCCGCTGCGCGCCGACGCCGACGGCGAGGACGCCGTACGCCGGCTCGGCGCCGCCAGGGGCGCGGTCGGCGCGGCGCTGCTCGACCAGGCGGTGTGGGCGGGCCTCGGCAACGTCTGGCGGGCGGAGCTGCTCTTCCTCGCCGGCCTCGACCCCGACGCCCGAGCGGTCGGGACGGCGCCGGCCCGCCGGCTGTGGGAGCTCGCCGTCGCGTACCTCACGCTGGGTCGCGACGCCGGCCAGGTGGTCAGCGACCCGGCGGCACCCGACGAGCGGTGGGTCTACAAGCGGCCGACCTGCCGGCACTGCGGCGCCCGGGTGCGCACGTGGCAGCTGGGCGGTCGCACGGCGTACGCCTGCCCGGTCGACCAGCCCGTGGCCTGA
- a CDS encoding spore photoproduct lyase family protein — protein sequence MTDVVPHPRLFDIRRIYVEPEAAGLPRGRAVLERFPDAERVEVESHSRIPELYGDETNVARWVRIKTEALVLGVKKSLTARPNGRSADFIAPSTANGCAMACAYCYVPRRKGYSNPVTVFANIDRIAGYLGRHVGRQGVKSEPNQCDPAAWVYDIGENSDCSVDARISDNVRDLVTLFRGLPTAKATFATKHVNRDLLDWDPRGRTRVRFSLMPARDAKLLDIRTSPVAERLAAVDDFVAAGYEVHVNFSPVVVRDGWLDDWAELLDQLDDALGPAAKAQLAAEVIFLTHNDRLHEVNLGWHPKAEEILWRPDLQQPKRSQTGGWNVRYRTGSKGAYVVALTDLIAAKAPYCRVRYAF from the coding sequence GTGACCGACGTTGTCCCGCACCCGCGGCTGTTCGACATCCGGCGGATCTACGTAGAGCCGGAGGCCGCCGGGCTGCCCCGCGGGCGGGCCGTGCTGGAGCGCTTTCCCGATGCGGAGCGCGTCGAGGTCGAGAGCCACTCCCGCATCCCGGAGTTGTACGGGGACGAGACGAACGTGGCCCGGTGGGTGCGGATCAAGACGGAGGCCCTGGTGCTGGGGGTCAAGAAGTCCCTGACCGCCCGCCCGAACGGCCGCTCGGCCGACTTCATCGCCCCGTCCACGGCGAACGGCTGCGCGATGGCGTGCGCCTACTGCTACGTGCCGCGCCGCAAGGGCTACAGCAACCCGGTGACGGTCTTCGCCAACATCGACCGGATCGCCGGCTACCTGGGTCGGCACGTGGGCCGGCAGGGCGTCAAAAGTGAGCCGAACCAGTGCGACCCCGCCGCCTGGGTCTACGACATCGGCGAGAACTCCGACTGCTCGGTGGACGCCCGCATCTCCGACAACGTCCGGGACCTGGTGACCCTGTTCCGGGGCCTGCCCACGGCGAAGGCCACGTTCGCCACGAAGCACGTCAACCGTGACCTGCTCGACTGGGATCCCCGGGGCCGGACCCGCGTCCGGTTCTCGCTGATGCCGGCCCGCGACGCCAAGCTGCTCGACATCCGGACCTCCCCGGTCGCGGAGCGGTTGGCCGCCGTCGACGACTTCGTCGCGGCCGGCTACGAGGTGCACGTCAACTTCAGCCCGGTGGTGGTCCGCGACGGGTGGCTGGACGACTGGGCGGAGCTGCTCGACCAGCTCGACGACGCGCTCGGGCCCGCCGCCAAGGCGCAGCTCGCCGCCGAGGTCATCTTCCTGACCCACAACGACCGGCTGCACGAGGTGAACCTCGGCTGGCACCCGAAGGCCGAGGAGATCCTCTGGCGGCCGGATCTCCAGCAGCCGAAGCGGTCGCAGACCGGCGGCTGGAACGTGCGGTACCGCACCGGCAGCAAGGGCGCCTACGTGGTGGCGTTGACGGACCTGATCGCCGCGAAGGCGCCGTACTGCCGGGTCCGCTACGCGTTCTGA